Proteins from a genomic interval of Motacilla alba alba isolate MOTALB_02 chromosome 11, Motacilla_alba_V1.0_pri, whole genome shotgun sequence:
- the LOC119705437 gene encoding receptor-interacting serine/threonine-protein kinase 2-like isoform X1 — MANPLPVVAQEDLESFTLTRTGSGFALKAFHISWSTPISVKVLTSQDTTDREWKLLLQDIASVRCFESERLLPFLGIYQCHGLVGIVTEWMNNGCLHSLIHEHQLYPELPFPLLIRILSDVAEGLHHLHSLEPALCHCSLKPSNVLLDVQYRAKISDYGLTNWRKQQLKSDLQNCQQRNCQDLVYLPPEILEGGLPSQEGDIYSFGILCWESLSRQKPFEGQGPLLDVLRGICSSLRPGISEKLIPSNLPERNRLLHLIALCWHQEPDYRPHTAECVHLLNGVLTSINKEVISAAIYNLMDAKERALNACKGSETFTLQRGTCNSEIICPQKGNRLISKKIPLVVPSLPNVLLDSSANTAGRDNIEMGVSSTTPQNATATKDHPGSERRKSSSFCTNPSSGSTAGKESSQHSSPALAPKHRPQPMYLGQAVTGPCSKGNCCQILACQRQSILSCMTEGRLNHLLDVLRSQQTLSRMDYESITSCPTVTARARALLDTCLCLGERAAQAVVTALSVNKCIPLGQVIHAQTVLPRREENES, encoded by the exons ATGGCCAATCCATTACCTGTGGTAGCCCAGGAAGATTTGGAAAGCTTTACCTTGACCAGGACAGGCTCAGGCTTTGCACTCAAAGCCTTTCATATTTCCTGGAGCACTCCCATCTCTGTGAAGGTGCTGACCAGCCAGGACACTACAGACAG agagTGGAAGTTGCTACTTCAGGATATTGCAAGTGTCAGATGCTTTGAGTCTGAACGtctcctgcctttccttggGATTTACCAGTGCCATGGACTGGTGGGGATAGTGACTGAATGGATGAACAATGGCTGCCTCCACTCCCTCATCCATGAG CATCAACTGTACCCAGAGCTTCCCTTTCCCTTACTCATAAGGATCCTGTCGGATGTGGCTGAAGGGCTGCATCATCTTCACAGCCTCGAACCTGCTCTCTGCCACTGCAGCCTGAAACCTTCCAATGTGCTTTTGGATGTGCAGTACAGAGCCAAG ATATCAGATTATGGCCTAACCAACTggaggaaacagcagctgaagtcaGACCTGCAGAACTGCCAGCAGAGAAACTGCCAGGATTTAGTGTATCTTCCTCCTGAAATACTTGAAGGAGGCCTCCCTTCCCAGGAAGGTGATATTTACAG ttttggaatCTTGTGCTGGGAGAGCCTCAGCAGACAGAAACCTTTTGAAG GCCAAGGACCCCTGCTTGATGTTTTGAGAGGAATCTGCAGCAGTTTGAGGCCAGGCATTTCAGAAAAGTTAATACCAAGCAATTTGCCTGAGAGGAACAGACTACTGCACCTCATTGCTCTGTGCTGGCATCAAGAACCAGATTACAGACCACATACTGCAG AATGTGTACACCTTCTAAATGGAGTTTTGACTAGTATAAATAAGGAGGTAATTTCTGCAGCAATCTACAATTTGATGGACGCAAAG GAGAGAGCGCTTAACGCATGCAAAGGCTCAGAGACCTTCACCCTGCAGAGAGGCACATGCAATTCAGAG ATCATCTGTCCACAAAAAGGCAATCGCTTAATCAGCAAGAAAATTCCTCTTGTAGTGCCAAGCTTGCCAAATGTTCTACTTGATAGCAGTGCAAATACAGCAGGAAGAGATAATATTGAGATGGGTGTCTCAAGTACTACCCCACAGAATGCAACAGCAACCAAAG ATCACCCAGGCtctgagagaagaaaatcaagCTCCTTTTGCACAAATCCTTCATCTGGTTCAACTGCAGGCAAAGAGAGCAgtcagcacagctccccagcactggCTCCTAAGCACAGACCACAGCCAATGTACCTTGGACAAGCAGTGACAG GTCCTTGCAGCAAAGGAAACTGCTGTCAAATCCTTGCCTGCCAGAGACAGAGCATACTGAGCTGCATGACAGAAGGACGCCTGAACCACCTGCTGGACGTGCTCCGCTCGCAGCAGACCCTGTCCCGAATGGATTACGAGAGCATCACCTCCTGCCCCACCGTGACCGCCCGCGCCCGGGCACTGCTGGACACCTGCCTGTGCCTCGGGGAGAGGGCAGCACAAGCTGTAGTGACTGCACTTTCAGTGAACAAATGTATTCCTCTGGGACAAGTCATTCATGCCCAGACTGTCCTTCCAAG aagggaggaaaatgaaTCATGA
- the LOC119705437 gene encoding receptor-interacting serine/threonine-protein kinase 2-like isoform X3, with product MANPLPVVAQEDLESFTLTRTGSGFALKAFHISWSTPISVKVLTSQDTTDREWKLLLQDIASVRCFESERLLPFLGIYQCHGLVGIVTEWMNNGCLHSLIHEHQLYPELPFPLLIRILSDVAEGLHHLHSLEPALCHCSLKPSNVLLDVQYRAKISDYGLTNWRKQQLKSDLQNCQQRNCQDLVYLPPEILEGGLPSQEGDIYSFGILCWESLSRQKPFEGQGPLLDVLRGICSSLRPGISEKLIPSNLPERNRLLHLIALCWHQEPDYRPHTAECVHLLNGVLTSINKEVISAAIYNLMDAKERALNACKGSETFTLQRGTCNSEIICPQKGNRLISKKIPLVVPSLPNVLLDSSANTAGRDHPGSERRKSSSFCTNPSSGSTAGKESSQHSSPALAPKHRPQPMYLGQAVTGPCSKGNCCQILACQRQSILSCMTEGRLNHLLDVLRSQQTLSRMDYESITSCPTVTARARALLDTCLCLGERAAQAVVTALSVNKCIPLGQVIHAQTVLPRREENES from the exons ATGGCCAATCCATTACCTGTGGTAGCCCAGGAAGATTTGGAAAGCTTTACCTTGACCAGGACAGGCTCAGGCTTTGCACTCAAAGCCTTTCATATTTCCTGGAGCACTCCCATCTCTGTGAAGGTGCTGACCAGCCAGGACACTACAGACAG agagTGGAAGTTGCTACTTCAGGATATTGCAAGTGTCAGATGCTTTGAGTCTGAACGtctcctgcctttccttggGATTTACCAGTGCCATGGACTGGTGGGGATAGTGACTGAATGGATGAACAATGGCTGCCTCCACTCCCTCATCCATGAG CATCAACTGTACCCAGAGCTTCCCTTTCCCTTACTCATAAGGATCCTGTCGGATGTGGCTGAAGGGCTGCATCATCTTCACAGCCTCGAACCTGCTCTCTGCCACTGCAGCCTGAAACCTTCCAATGTGCTTTTGGATGTGCAGTACAGAGCCAAG ATATCAGATTATGGCCTAACCAACTggaggaaacagcagctgaagtcaGACCTGCAGAACTGCCAGCAGAGAAACTGCCAGGATTTAGTGTATCTTCCTCCTGAAATACTTGAAGGAGGCCTCCCTTCCCAGGAAGGTGATATTTACAG ttttggaatCTTGTGCTGGGAGAGCCTCAGCAGACAGAAACCTTTTGAAG GCCAAGGACCCCTGCTTGATGTTTTGAGAGGAATCTGCAGCAGTTTGAGGCCAGGCATTTCAGAAAAGTTAATACCAAGCAATTTGCCTGAGAGGAACAGACTACTGCACCTCATTGCTCTGTGCTGGCATCAAGAACCAGATTACAGACCACATACTGCAG AATGTGTACACCTTCTAAATGGAGTTTTGACTAGTATAAATAAGGAGGTAATTTCTGCAGCAATCTACAATTTGATGGACGCAAAG GAGAGAGCGCTTAACGCATGCAAAGGCTCAGAGACCTTCACCCTGCAGAGAGGCACATGCAATTCAGAG ATCATCTGTCCACAAAAAGGCAATCGCTTAATCAGCAAGAAAATTCCTCTTGTAGTGCCAAGCTTGCCAAATGTTCTACTTGATAGCAGTGCAAATACAGCAGGAAGAG ATCACCCAGGCtctgagagaagaaaatcaagCTCCTTTTGCACAAATCCTTCATCTGGTTCAACTGCAGGCAAAGAGAGCAgtcagcacagctccccagcactggCTCCTAAGCACAGACCACAGCCAATGTACCTTGGACAAGCAGTGACAG GTCCTTGCAGCAAAGGAAACTGCTGTCAAATCCTTGCCTGCCAGAGACAGAGCATACTGAGCTGCATGACAGAAGGACGCCTGAACCACCTGCTGGACGTGCTCCGCTCGCAGCAGACCCTGTCCCGAATGGATTACGAGAGCATCACCTCCTGCCCCACCGTGACCGCCCGCGCCCGGGCACTGCTGGACACCTGCCTGTGCCTCGGGGAGAGGGCAGCACAAGCTGTAGTGACTGCACTTTCAGTGAACAAATGTATTCCTCTGGGACAAGTCATTCATGCCCAGACTGTCCTTCCAAG aagggaggaaaatgaaTCATGA
- the LOC119705437 gene encoding receptor-interacting serine/threonine-protein kinase 2-like isoform X4, translating to MAASTPSSMRILSDVAEGLHHLHSLEPALCHCSLKPSNVLLDVQYRAKISDYGLTNWRKQQLKSDLQNCQQRNCQDLVYLPPEILEGGLPSQEGDIYSFGILCWESLSRQKPFEGQGPLLDVLRGICSSLRPGISEKLIPSNLPERNRLLHLIALCWHQEPDYRPHTAECVHLLNGVLTSINKEVISAAIYNLMDAKERALNACKGSETFTLQRGTCNSEIICPQKGNRLISKKIPLVVPSLPNVLLDSSANTAGRDNIEMGVSSTTPQNATATKDHPGSERRKSSSFCTNPSSGSTAGKESSQHSSPALAPKHRPQPMYLGQAVTGPCSKGNCCQILACQRQSILSCMTEGRLNHLLDVLRSQQTLSRMDYESITSCPTVTARARALLDTCLCLGERAAQAVVTALSVNKCIPLGQVIHAQTVLPRREENES from the exons ATGGCTGCCTCCACTCCCTCATCCATGAG GATCCTGTCGGATGTGGCTGAAGGGCTGCATCATCTTCACAGCCTCGAACCTGCTCTCTGCCACTGCAGCCTGAAACCTTCCAATGTGCTTTTGGATGTGCAGTACAGAGCCAAG ATATCAGATTATGGCCTAACCAACTggaggaaacagcagctgaagtcaGACCTGCAGAACTGCCAGCAGAGAAACTGCCAGGATTTAGTGTATCTTCCTCCTGAAATACTTGAAGGAGGCCTCCCTTCCCAGGAAGGTGATATTTACAG ttttggaatCTTGTGCTGGGAGAGCCTCAGCAGACAGAAACCTTTTGAAG GCCAAGGACCCCTGCTTGATGTTTTGAGAGGAATCTGCAGCAGTTTGAGGCCAGGCATTTCAGAAAAGTTAATACCAAGCAATTTGCCTGAGAGGAACAGACTACTGCACCTCATTGCTCTGTGCTGGCATCAAGAACCAGATTACAGACCACATACTGCAG AATGTGTACACCTTCTAAATGGAGTTTTGACTAGTATAAATAAGGAGGTAATTTCTGCAGCAATCTACAATTTGATGGACGCAAAG GAGAGAGCGCTTAACGCATGCAAAGGCTCAGAGACCTTCACCCTGCAGAGAGGCACATGCAATTCAGAG ATCATCTGTCCACAAAAAGGCAATCGCTTAATCAGCAAGAAAATTCCTCTTGTAGTGCCAAGCTTGCCAAATGTTCTACTTGATAGCAGTGCAAATACAGCAGGAAGAGATAATATTGAGATGGGTGTCTCAAGTACTACCCCACAGAATGCAACAGCAACCAAAG ATCACCCAGGCtctgagagaagaaaatcaagCTCCTTTTGCACAAATCCTTCATCTGGTTCAACTGCAGGCAAAGAGAGCAgtcagcacagctccccagcactggCTCCTAAGCACAGACCACAGCCAATGTACCTTGGACAAGCAGTGACAG GTCCTTGCAGCAAAGGAAACTGCTGTCAAATCCTTGCCTGCCAGAGACAGAGCATACTGAGCTGCATGACAGAAGGACGCCTGAACCACCTGCTGGACGTGCTCCGCTCGCAGCAGACCCTGTCCCGAATGGATTACGAGAGCATCACCTCCTGCCCCACCGTGACCGCCCGCGCCCGGGCACTGCTGGACACCTGCCTGTGCCTCGGGGAGAGGGCAGCACAAGCTGTAGTGACTGCACTTTCAGTGAACAAATGTATTCCTCTGGGACAAGTCATTCATGCCCAGACTGTCCTTCCAAG aagggaggaaaatgaaTCATGA
- the LOC119705437 gene encoding receptor-interacting serine/threonine-protein kinase 2-like isoform X2: MANPLPVVAQEDLESFTLTRTGSGFALKAFHISWSTPISVKVLTSQDTTDREWKLLLQDIASVRCFESERLLPFLGIYQCHGLVGIVTEWMNNGCLHSLIHEHQLYPELPFPLLIRILSDVAEGLHHLHSLEPALCHCSLKPSNVLLDVQYRAKISDYGLTNWRKQQLKSDLQNCQQRNCQDLVYLPPEILEGGLPSQEGDIYSFGILCWESLSRQKPFEGQGPLLDVLRGICSSLRPGISEKLIPSNLPERNRLLHLIALCWHQEPDYRPHTAECVHLLNGVLTSINKEVISAAIYNLMDAKERALNACKGSETFTLQRGTCNSEIICPQKGNRLISKKIPLVVPSLPNVLLDSSANTAGRDNIEMGVSSTTPQNATATKDHPGSERRKSSSFCTNPSSGSTAGKESSQHSSPALAPKHRPQPMYLGQAVTGPCSKGNCCQILACQRQSILSCMTEGRLNHLLDVLRSQQTLSRMDYESITSCPTVTARARALLDTCLCLGERAAQAVVTALSVNKCIPLGQVIHAQTVLPR; the protein is encoded by the exons ATGGCCAATCCATTACCTGTGGTAGCCCAGGAAGATTTGGAAAGCTTTACCTTGACCAGGACAGGCTCAGGCTTTGCACTCAAAGCCTTTCATATTTCCTGGAGCACTCCCATCTCTGTGAAGGTGCTGACCAGCCAGGACACTACAGACAG agagTGGAAGTTGCTACTTCAGGATATTGCAAGTGTCAGATGCTTTGAGTCTGAACGtctcctgcctttccttggGATTTACCAGTGCCATGGACTGGTGGGGATAGTGACTGAATGGATGAACAATGGCTGCCTCCACTCCCTCATCCATGAG CATCAACTGTACCCAGAGCTTCCCTTTCCCTTACTCATAAGGATCCTGTCGGATGTGGCTGAAGGGCTGCATCATCTTCACAGCCTCGAACCTGCTCTCTGCCACTGCAGCCTGAAACCTTCCAATGTGCTTTTGGATGTGCAGTACAGAGCCAAG ATATCAGATTATGGCCTAACCAACTggaggaaacagcagctgaagtcaGACCTGCAGAACTGCCAGCAGAGAAACTGCCAGGATTTAGTGTATCTTCCTCCTGAAATACTTGAAGGAGGCCTCCCTTCCCAGGAAGGTGATATTTACAG ttttggaatCTTGTGCTGGGAGAGCCTCAGCAGACAGAAACCTTTTGAAG GCCAAGGACCCCTGCTTGATGTTTTGAGAGGAATCTGCAGCAGTTTGAGGCCAGGCATTTCAGAAAAGTTAATACCAAGCAATTTGCCTGAGAGGAACAGACTACTGCACCTCATTGCTCTGTGCTGGCATCAAGAACCAGATTACAGACCACATACTGCAG AATGTGTACACCTTCTAAATGGAGTTTTGACTAGTATAAATAAGGAGGTAATTTCTGCAGCAATCTACAATTTGATGGACGCAAAG GAGAGAGCGCTTAACGCATGCAAAGGCTCAGAGACCTTCACCCTGCAGAGAGGCACATGCAATTCAGAG ATCATCTGTCCACAAAAAGGCAATCGCTTAATCAGCAAGAAAATTCCTCTTGTAGTGCCAAGCTTGCCAAATGTTCTACTTGATAGCAGTGCAAATACAGCAGGAAGAGATAATATTGAGATGGGTGTCTCAAGTACTACCCCACAGAATGCAACAGCAACCAAAG ATCACCCAGGCtctgagagaagaaaatcaagCTCCTTTTGCACAAATCCTTCATCTGGTTCAACTGCAGGCAAAGAGAGCAgtcagcacagctccccagcactggCTCCTAAGCACAGACCACAGCCAATGTACCTTGGACAAGCAGTGACAG GTCCTTGCAGCAAAGGAAACTGCTGTCAAATCCTTGCCTGCCAGAGACAGAGCATACTGAGCTGCATGACAGAAGGACGCCTGAACCACCTGCTGGACGTGCTCCGCTCGCAGCAGACCCTGTCCCGAATGGATTACGAGAGCATCACCTCCTGCCCCACCGTGACCGCCCGCGCCCGGGCACTGCTGGACACCTGCCTGTGCCTCGGGGAGAGGGCAGCACAAGCTGTAGTGACTGCACTTTCAGTGAACAAATGTATTCCTCTGGGACAAGTCATTCATGCCCAGACTGTCCTTCCAAGGTAA